Proteins encoded in a region of the Macrobrachium nipponense isolate FS-2020 chromosome 39, ASM1510439v2, whole genome shotgun sequence genome:
- the LOC135210040 gene encoding uncharacterized protein LOC135210040 isoform X1: MTYPVCSTRDKMQTLSNIAKGLPLLRMFASLHVLLAILLLEVMAVSTSPAAQPGKGVDALAAKRNLRYGVKDDIRPQKSSYLSEPKEVDRHQRQIRFKGSYQQLPKGLPHQASEEVFAHAQHDDRLSYFIQVDVEDEPHIIMNFRDLPKGTMTYFPPEVIPLDLLYSSEDDDTFGFLSFHDEHESNVKDSREKSAESQAGLSPFYIPPNEDIDYDNFFITHSSSAEELEPVFLAKDFSSVSTSTSQPSVNFDSIEIGRHHDFDRTSVNVDTLENKHQFNLHRPSVNSDSLEIEHHLNFDNPSPNLDPLEIDRPSVNSDPLGVDKQHNVDRPLGNLESFEIDHHHTVDRPSVNSDPLGVDKHHNVDRPLGNLESLEIDHHHTVDRPSVNPDSLEVDKHHNVDRPLGNLESLETDHHHTVDRPSVNSDPLGVDNHHNGDRPSVNSDSLELKHHHNFDKPSSENAPFHFLSDALGESHILTNNVFEADENDRDSESSYSTTSTLSTQLSLTTPASYSFPSQTTIPDSSTAESGEVFFITGHSDNSNDADDESFSTTSIHSQPLHISSTPATILETSSSFLLPQSIPHNHGPNIQHHDITSPSFTSAHHHDITGPSSPSAQHHDITGPSSTSAQHHIKNPSPTSNLPKTLTTTKIAHPDLSAGLPKSHKFPSKEIRRKHSGRVTDQSNFSKERASKEESSDGPIPGTPGIDYPLYHTVPVTSFDCSTREFGGYYADPETNCQAFHICLGRKSHGFLCPIGTMFNQKLLVCDWWYNVACAQDPQHQL; encoded by the exons ATGACATACCCCGTATGCAGCACTCGAGACAAAATGCAGACGCTCAGCAATATTGCAAAAGGATTACCACTTCTGAGAATGTTCGCGTCGCTTCATGTCCTACTCGCGATTTTGCTGCTAGAAGTTATGGCGGTTTCAACTTCCCCAGCAG CACAACCAGGCAAGGGAGTTGATGCACTTGCTGCTAAACGAAATTTGCGTTATGGAGTCAAGGATGACATACGACCACAAAAGTCCAGCTACCTTTCTGAGCCGAAAGAGGTGGATCGG CATCAACGCCAGATCCGCTTCAAAGGCTCTTACCAACAGCTCCCGAAGGGCCTCCCCCACCAGGCAAGCGAAGAAGTCTTCGCTCACGCTCAACACGATGACCGTCTCTCCTACTTCATACAAGTGGACGTGGAAGACGAGCCGCACATCATTATGAACTTCAGGGATCTCCCGAAGGGCACCATGACCTACTTCCCACCCGAGGTCATCCCACTCGACCTCCTCTACTCGAGTGAGGACGACGACACCTTCGGGTTCTTGAGTTTCCACGACGAGCACGAAAGCAACGTCAAAGATTCCCGTGAAAAATCAGCCGAAAGTCAAGCTGGACTGTCTCCTTTTTATATACCACCTAATGAAGATATAGATTACGATAACTTCTTCATTACGCATTCATCATCAGCAGAAGAGCTCGAGCCAGTCTTCCTAGCCAAAGATTTCTCGTCAGTTTCCACTTCTACGAGTCAACCATCAGTTAATTTCGATTCCATTGAGATTGGACGCCATCATGATTTCGACAGGACCTCAGTTAATGTTGATACTCTTGAAAATAAACACCAATTTAACCTCCACAGACCCTCAGTTAATTCAGATTCCCTTGAAATCGAACACCATCTTAACTTCGACAATCCCTCGCCTAATTTAGATCCCCTCGAAATCGACAGACCCTCGGTTAACTCAGATCCCCTTGGAGTCGACAAACAACATAACGTCGACAGACCTTTAGGTAATTTAGAATCCTTTGAAATCGACCACCACCATACAGTCGACAGACCCTCTGTTAACTCAGATCCCCTTGGAGTCGACAAACATCATAACGTCGACAGACCTTTAGGTAATTTAGAATCCCTTGAAATCGACCACCACCATACAGTCGACAGACCCTCGGTTAACCCAGATTCCCTTGAAGTCGACAAACATCACAACGTCGACAGACCATTAGGCAATTTAGAATCCCTTGAAACCGACCACCACCATACAGTCGACAGACCCTCGGTTAACTCAGATCCCCTTGGAGTCGACAATCATCATAACGGCGACAGGCCCTCGGTTAATTCAGATTCCCTTGAACTCAAGCACCACCATAATTTCGACAAACCTAGCTCAGAAAACGCCCCATTTCACTTCCTCTCTGACGCTTTAGGGGAATCCCATATACTGACAAACAATGTTTTCGAAGCTGACGAAAACGACCGCGACTCCGAGTCGAGCTATTCCACAACATCGACCCTCTCGACACAGCTATCTTTGACAACACCGGCGTCTTACTCATTCCCCTCACAAACAACCATCCCTGATTCTTCAACTGCAGAATCAGGTGAAGTATTTTTCATTACTGGTCACAGTGATAACTCAAATGATGCAGATGATGAATCGTTTTCTACAACCTCAATCCATAGTCAACCTTTGCATATTTCCAGTACCCCTGCCACTATTTTGGAAACATCAAGCTCATTCCTATTACCACAAAGCATCCCCCACAATCACGGTCCAAACATACAACATCATGACATCACAAGTCCCTCTTTCACTTCAGCCCACCATCATGACATTACAGGTCCCTCTTCCCCTTCAGCCCAACATCACGACATTACAG GTCCCTCTTCCACTTCAGCCCAACATCACATCAAAAATCCCTCTCCCACTTCAAACCTTCCCAAAACGTTAACCACCACAAAAATCGCCCATCCTGATCTGTCAGCTGGACTTCCAAAATCTCATAAATTTCCTAGCAAAGAGATTCGACGCAAGCATTCAGGCCGTGTGACAGATCAATCTAATTTTTCTAAGGAAAGGGCCTCCAAAGAGGAATCTAGTGACGGCCCTATTCCAGGTACACCTGGTATCGATTATCCTCTGTATCATACTGTGCCAGTCACAAGTTTTGACTGCTCTACCAGAGAATTTGGTGGTTACTACGCCGACCCCGAGACCAATTGTCAG GCTTTCCACATATGCCTCGGCAGGAAGAGTCACGGCTTCCTGTGCCCCATTGGAACAATGTTCAACCAAAAGCTGCTGGTCTGCGACTGGTGGTACAACGTTGCCTGTGCACAGGACCCTCAGCATCAACTTTAA
- the LOC135210040 gene encoding uncharacterized protein LOC135210040 isoform X2 — MNFRDLPKGTMTYFPPEVIPLDLLYSSEDDDTFGFLSFHDEHESNVKDSREKSAESQAGLSPFYIPPNEDIDYDNFFITHSSSAEELEPVFLAKDFSSVSTSTSQPSVNFDSIEIGRHHDFDRTSVNVDTLENKHQFNLHRPSVNSDSLEIEHHLNFDNPSPNLDPLEIDRPSVNSDPLGVDKQHNVDRPLGNLESFEIDHHHTVDRPSVNSDPLGVDKHHNVDRPLGNLESLEIDHHHTVDRPSVNPDSLEVDKHHNVDRPLGNLESLETDHHHTVDRPSVNSDPLGVDNHHNGDRPSVNSDSLELKHHHNFDKPSSENAPFHFLSDALGESHILTNNVFEADENDRDSESSYSTTSTLSTQLSLTTPASYSFPSQTTIPDSSTAESGEVFFITGHSDNSNDADDESFSTTSIHSQPLHISSTPATILETSSSFLLPQSIPHNHGPNIQHHDITSPSFTSAHHHDITGPSSPSAQHHDITGPSSTSAQHHIKNPSPTSNLPKTLTTTKIAHPDLSAGLPKSHKFPSKEIRRKHSGRVTDQSNFSKERASKEESSDGPIPGTPGIDYPLYHTVPVTSFDCSTREFGGYYADPETNCQAFHICLGRKSHGFLCPIGTMFNQKLLVCDWWYNVACAQDPQHQL; from the exons ATGAACTTCAGGGATCTCCCGAAGGGCACCATGACCTACTTCCCACCCGAGGTCATCCCACTCGACCTCCTCTACTCGAGTGAGGACGACGACACCTTCGGGTTCTTGAGTTTCCACGACGAGCACGAAAGCAACGTCAAAGATTCCCGTGAAAAATCAGCCGAAAGTCAAGCTGGACTGTCTCCTTTTTATATACCACCTAATGAAGATATAGATTACGATAACTTCTTCATTACGCATTCATCATCAGCAGAAGAGCTCGAGCCAGTCTTCCTAGCCAAAGATTTCTCGTCAGTTTCCACTTCTACGAGTCAACCATCAGTTAATTTCGATTCCATTGAGATTGGACGCCATCATGATTTCGACAGGACCTCAGTTAATGTTGATACTCTTGAAAATAAACACCAATTTAACCTCCACAGACCCTCAGTTAATTCAGATTCCCTTGAAATCGAACACCATCTTAACTTCGACAATCCCTCGCCTAATTTAGATCCCCTCGAAATCGACAGACCCTCGGTTAACTCAGATCCCCTTGGAGTCGACAAACAACATAACGTCGACAGACCTTTAGGTAATTTAGAATCCTTTGAAATCGACCACCACCATACAGTCGACAGACCCTCTGTTAACTCAGATCCCCTTGGAGTCGACAAACATCATAACGTCGACAGACCTTTAGGTAATTTAGAATCCCTTGAAATCGACCACCACCATACAGTCGACAGACCCTCGGTTAACCCAGATTCCCTTGAAGTCGACAAACATCACAACGTCGACAGACCATTAGGCAATTTAGAATCCCTTGAAACCGACCACCACCATACAGTCGACAGACCCTCGGTTAACTCAGATCCCCTTGGAGTCGACAATCATCATAACGGCGACAGGCCCTCGGTTAATTCAGATTCCCTTGAACTCAAGCACCACCATAATTTCGACAAACCTAGCTCAGAAAACGCCCCATTTCACTTCCTCTCTGACGCTTTAGGGGAATCCCATATACTGACAAACAATGTTTTCGAAGCTGACGAAAACGACCGCGACTCCGAGTCGAGCTATTCCACAACATCGACCCTCTCGACACAGCTATCTTTGACAACACCGGCGTCTTACTCATTCCCCTCACAAACAACCATCCCTGATTCTTCAACTGCAGAATCAGGTGAAGTATTTTTCATTACTGGTCACAGTGATAACTCAAATGATGCAGATGATGAATCGTTTTCTACAACCTCAATCCATAGTCAACCTTTGCATATTTCCAGTACCCCTGCCACTATTTTGGAAACATCAAGCTCATTCCTATTACCACAAAGCATCCCCCACAATCACGGTCCAAACATACAACATCATGACATCACAAGTCCCTCTTTCACTTCAGCCCACCATCATGACATTACAGGTCCCTCTTCCCCTTCAGCCCAACATCACGACATTACAG GTCCCTCTTCCACTTCAGCCCAACATCACATCAAAAATCCCTCTCCCACTTCAAACCTTCCCAAAACGTTAACCACCACAAAAATCGCCCATCCTGATCTGTCAGCTGGACTTCCAAAATCTCATAAATTTCCTAGCAAAGAGATTCGACGCAAGCATTCAGGCCGTGTGACAGATCAATCTAATTTTTCTAAGGAAAGGGCCTCCAAAGAGGAATCTAGTGACGGCCCTATTCCAGGTACACCTGGTATCGATTATCCTCTGTATCATACTGTGCCAGTCACAAGTTTTGACTGCTCTACCAGAGAATTTGGTGGTTACTACGCCGACCCCGAGACCAATTGTCAG GCTTTCCACATATGCCTCGGCAGGAAGAGTCACGGCTTCCTGTGCCCCATTGGAACAATGTTCAACCAAAAGCTGCTGGTCTGCGACTGGTGGTACAACGTTGCCTGTGCACAGGACCCTCAGCATCAACTTTAA